One region of Planctomycetota bacterium genomic DNA includes:
- a CDS encoding nucleotidyltransferase domain-containing protein encodes MAIETVPSWAPTEQKLQAAVARLVEVAHPRWIILFGSRARGDADSKSDVDLLVVKRHVLNRYTESIQLDRALAGLTMPVEILVVSESEFETRATQPGTVENAALLEGRVLYGS; translated from the coding sequence ATGGCGATCGAGACCGTCCCGTCATGGGCTCCCACCGAACAGAAACTGCAGGCCGCAGTCGCGCGCCTGGTCGAGGTCGCACATCCGCGGTGGATCATCCTGTTCGGCTCGCGTGCACGCGGCGATGCCGACTCGAAAAGCGACGTCGATCTGCTGGTGGTCAAGCGTCACGTGTTGAATCGGTACACCGAGTCGATCCAACTCGATCGCGCACTTGCCGGCCTCACGATGCCGGTGGAGATCCTCGTCGTCAGTGAGTCGGAGTTCGAGACGCGCGCGACTCAGCCGGGAACCGTCGAGAACGCGGCGCTGCTCGAGGGGCGCGTCTTGTATGGATCGTGA
- a CDS encoding HEPN domain-containing protein — protein sequence MDRDRAELLLHKAKQDELALEKLLDDQDIEDDLLGFHAQQAAEKMLKALLVRRAVDYPKTHNIRVLIELLAADGIAIPGELAEIDTLTQFGTTFRYDTLPPAGTVERATWLSWIRTLRRFIEPLLG from the coding sequence ATGGATCGTGACCGCGCCGAGCTGCTGCTCCACAAGGCGAAGCAAGACGAGCTCGCGCTCGAGAAGCTCCTCGACGACCAGGACATCGAGGACGATCTTCTCGGTTTCCACGCCCAGCAGGCAGCGGAAAAGATGCTCAAGGCGCTCCTGGTGCGCCGCGCAGTCGACTACCCGAAGACGCATAACATCCGGGTCCTGATCGAGTTGCTCGCGGCCGATGGCATTGCCATCCCCGGGGAGCTCGCCGAGATCGATACGCTGACGCAGTTCGGAACGACGTTCCGGTACGACACGCTGCCGCCAGCAGGCACGGTCGAGCGCGCGACGTGGCTGTCGTGGATCCGCACACTGCGGCGCTTCATCGAGCCGCTGCTCGGCTGA